One Pleurocapsa sp. PCC 7327 DNA segment encodes these proteins:
- a CDS encoding ABC transporter transmembrane domain-containing protein, translating to MKQNSGLPREPFLVSSKDTAQLQQVLSRQLRLPPEEKALISDLCKAFEMVEFELGSSLTISSASRSRDDVETEDNSQYFYVVCQGQVRLLGFDAQQERQVSAQLLAEGKSFGGDSLFGEMSLPYRAIAASSTQVARIAIAELQPWLKKLPSLSSYWLAETQHRQALIFFKTLTALGSLSSRRLQQLLPCLVEKRIAAGESLARATPSDIGRYWLRSGRIRSQPLEIGNSWGYPEPIPADWVAQTDLLVYQLPKAHWETVRALDPQLAAALEEKSSSELEIAAPNGRQPDGGEMVFSPPPEPSPDRDRIDSQAIEFPQPSKHRRWFDRGCPFVEQQSSSDCGAACLAAISQYWGKHFSLNSLRNLAGIGRAGASLKGLAKAADSLGYQARPVRASLSRLLEQDFPWIAHWQGDHYIVVDRIKGDRVLVVDPARGKRWLSRGEFLSGWTGYALLLEPTERLYATPDEKRTLSRFLSVLLPYRTLGVQIILASVLIQVLGLVSPLFTQVILDRVVVNKSQVTLNFFIAIALLCGLWSIGLSSVRQYLLSYLSIRLDLSLIGGFIKHALTLPLKFFESRRVGDILSRVQENQKIQRFLIQQVLLAWLDFVTGFIYLGLMLYYNWRLTLLILSLIPPIAILTLVATPLLRKISREFFNALENQNSTLVEMMTGVATIKAAAAEPEVRWRWEGRLTEQLNVQFSGQKVGINLGVVSGLINSLGSLALLWYGATLVIQDQLTIGQLVAFNMMIGRVISPVLTLTDLWDELQEVLISVERLNDVFDTKSEDPPGEQMLLLPTLRGEVRFEDVTFRYDSDEDRNTLQNLSFEAQPGQTIAIVGRSGSGKTTLIKLLQALYRPTSGRIWIDEHDIRHVSPQSLRSQLGVVPQECFLFSGTILENITFFRPEYTLEQAIEVAKLAEAHAFIQSMPLGYNTKVGERGVNLSGGQRQRIAIARALLGNPRILILDEATSSLDTESERRFQQNLARMSRDRTTFIVAHRLSTVRHADRVLVLDRGVLVEQGTHAELMARQGLYYHLAQQQLDL from the coding sequence ATGAAACAGAATTCAGGCTTGCCAAGAGAGCCTTTCCTTGTTAGCTCGAAAGATACAGCTCAACTACAGCAAGTACTTTCAAGACAGTTAAGGCTCCCTCCAGAAGAGAAAGCGCTCATCTCGGATTTATGCAAAGCGTTTGAGATGGTTGAGTTCGAGCTAGGGAGTTCGCTGACAATTTCCTCCGCGAGTCGATCGCGCGATGACGTTGAGACGGAAGATAATTCTCAATATTTTTACGTAGTCTGTCAAGGACAAGTCCGATTGCTCGGCTTTGACGCACAGCAGGAAAGGCAAGTGTCCGCACAGTTGTTAGCAGAGGGGAAATCCTTTGGGGGCGACTCTTTGTTTGGCGAGATGTCCTTGCCTTACCGAGCGATCGCAGCCAGTTCGACTCAAGTTGCTAGAATCGCGATCGCCGAGTTGCAACCTTGGCTTAAAAAGCTACCCTCACTTTCAAGCTACTGGCTTGCCGAAACCCAACATCGGCAAGCCTTAATCTTTTTTAAAACCTTGACTGCCTTGGGATCGCTCTCCAGTCGAAGGCTCCAGCAACTCTTGCCCTGCCTGGTAGAAAAACGCATTGCAGCCGGGGAGTCGCTCGCGCGAGCGACTCCTTCAGATATTGGTCGCTACTGGCTGCGCAGCGGTCGGATTCGGTCTCAACCGCTGGAGATAGGAAATTCTTGGGGATATCCAGAGCCGATCCCAGCCGATTGGGTTGCCCAGACCGATCTGCTAGTCTATCAGCTCCCTAAAGCCCATTGGGAAACCGTACGCGCGCTCGATCCCCAGCTAGCTGCTGCGTTGGAAGAAAAGTCTTCCTCCGAATTAGAAATAGCCGCTCCTAACGGACGCCAACCCGATGGGGGAGAAATGGTTTTCTCCCCTCCCCCGGAACCCTCACCCGATCGCGATCGCATAGATTCTCAAGCCATTGAATTTCCTCAACCCTCGAAGCACCGCCGCTGGTTTGACAGAGGTTGCCCCTTCGTCGAGCAGCAAAGCTCCTCAGACTGTGGTGCAGCTTGCTTAGCAGCGATTAGCCAGTACTGGGGCAAGCACTTCAGCCTGAATTCCCTGCGCAATCTAGCCGGGATCGGGCGTGCTGGCGCTTCTCTAAAAGGATTAGCCAAAGCAGCAGATAGCCTGGGATATCAAGCTCGACCCGTGCGAGCGAGTTTGAGCCGCCTGCTGGAGCAAGATTTCCCCTGGATTGCCCACTGGCAAGGCGATCATTATATCGTGGTCGATCGCATTAAGGGAGACAGGGTTCTAGTCGTCGATCCCGCGCGGGGCAAACGCTGGCTGTCTAGAGGGGAGTTTCTTTCAGGCTGGACGGGCTATGCGCTGCTGCTAGAGCCAACGGAACGCTTATATGCAACCCCTGACGAGAAACGCACCCTCAGTCGATTTTTGAGCGTGCTTTTGCCCTATCGCACTTTGGGCGTGCAAATTATCTTGGCTTCGGTGCTGATCCAGGTTCTCGGTCTGGTTAGCCCCCTGTTTACCCAAGTCATTCTCGATCGAGTAGTAGTCAACAAAAGCCAAGTAACCTTAAATTTCTTTATTGCGATCGCGCTGCTTTGCGGGCTTTGGAGCATCGGTTTGTCCTCAGTTCGGCAATACCTGCTCAGCTATTTGTCGATCCGATTAGACCTCAGCTTGATCGGCGGTTTTATCAAACACGCGCTGACCCTGCCTCTCAAATTCTTTGAATCGCGCCGCGTGGGGGACATCCTGTCGCGGGTTCAAGAAAATCAAAAGATTCAGCGTTTCCTAATCCAGCAAGTCCTCCTGGCTTGGTTAGATTTCGTCACGGGATTCATCTATTTAGGGCTGATGCTCTATTACAATTGGCGGCTTACTCTCCTCATTCTGTCTCTGATCCCGCCGATCGCGATTTTGACCCTAGTAGCAACCCCACTCCTGCGGAAAATATCGCGAGAATTTTTCAATGCCCTAGAGAATCAAAATTCCACTCTAGTAGAAATGATGACGGGGGTAGCTACGATCAAAGCTGCTGCTGCCGAGCCAGAAGTGCGCTGGCGTTGGGAAGGGCGGCTGACCGAGCAACTGAACGTACAATTTAGCGGGCAAAAAGTCGGGATTAACTTGGGAGTTGTCAGCGGGCTGATTAATTCCCTCGGCAGTCTTGCCTTGTTGTGGTACGGTGCAACGCTGGTAATTCAAGACCAACTCACCATCGGTCAGTTGGTTGCCTTCAACATGATGATCGGTCGAGTAATCAGCCCAGTGCTGACCCTGACAGACCTCTGGGACGAACTGCAAGAAGTGCTGATCTCGGTAGAGCGGCTCAACGATGTCTTTGATACCAAGTCAGAAGACCCTCCCGGAGAGCAAATGTTGCTTTTGCCAACTCTGCGGGGCGAGGTGCGGTTCGAGGATGTTACCTTTCGCTACGATAGCGACGAAGATCGCAATACGCTCCAGAATCTCTCTTTTGAAGCGCAACCGGGACAAACGATCGCGATCGTGGGACGCAGCGGTTCGGGAAAGACGACTTTGATTAAGCTATTACAAGCCTTATATCGACCTACTAGCGGTCGCATCTGGATCGATGAGCACGACATCCGTCATGTTTCTCCTCAGTCGTTGCGATCGCAACTGGGCGTAGTACCTCAAGAGTGTTTTTTATTCTCCGGCACCATTTTGGAAAACATTACCTTCTTTCGACCCGAATACACGCTAGAGCAAGCTATTGAGGTCGCCAAACTGGCCGAGGCACATGCTTTTATCCAATCAATGCCCTTGGGATACAACACCAAAGTCGGGGAGCGCGGAGTTAATCTTTCTGGCGGACAGCGACAGCGAATTGCCATTGCCCGCGCCCTGTTGGGAAACCCACGCATTCTCATTTTGGATGAAGCTACCAGTTCCCTCGATACCGAGTCCGAGCGGCGCTTTCAGCAAAATCTCGCTCGCATGAGCCGCGATCGCACGACCTTTATCGTTGCCCACCGCCTTTCGACAGTACGCCATGCCGACCGCGTTCTAGTGCTAGATCGAGGCGTTCTCGTCGAGCAAGGCACCCACGCAGAACTGATGGCACGACAGGGACTTTACTACCACTTAGCACAGCAGCAGCTCGATCTTTAA
- a CDS encoding response regulator — translation MIRILLVDDQKTVREALKAKLELSPDLEVCGIASDGYGAIKQVKALQPDLVLIDLEMPGLDGISATRIIRQNFKDIKVLVLSVHDSDESVIIAMRAGAMGYLNKTICDRELIEAIRFAHKGYVQIGPGLLEKIISRGGESSSQTPKTISNETLDSTRAARLSLVPAAEAVSTYGGMTGATMTLAESPASSTPLAARTTAWSADFQAFLDRPPASLPRRLIVGGIAFCLVFGIMAWFGRVEEVGRATGQLVPKGETYKVEPIESGKVTRIAVKEGDVVEAGQVLVELDTELAKKEVERLEQILSAYQFEGRQKQDLLDRALLEAQTLKAIATEDAQEQRLAIAQAREKVATKRNLLTQLSSEIAAVRARKSQIKPLSTVAKRRLAQLDSEEAAHRERLKRLRAMQKEGAVSLEYIFQAEQSLRQVQQQIALSQLQEIANTDEQLFQAEQSLRELQDRMTQSQGELSASLKEAQRLETELNQKKAQGRKMLLEAEQRIQQLKVESAQIEAKIAETKNLLASERAKLKQRFFRAPVDGVVSRLNLKNAGEVVQPGEAIAEIAPSNAPLVLSAVLPDREAGFVKKGMPVKVKFNAYPFQDYGIISGKVVSISSDAEQNEQLGTVYRVKVELERNYVNEGRRTIRLKAGQTGSADIIIRRRRFADILFDPIRQLQRSGIDL, via the coding sequence ATGATTCGCATTTTGCTGGTAGACGACCAAAAGACGGTTCGAGAAGCGCTCAAAGCCAAGCTAGAGCTATCTCCAGATCTAGAGGTATGCGGCATCGCTAGCGATGGCTATGGCGCGATCAAGCAAGTTAAGGCTTTACAACCCGATCTCGTTCTCATCGACCTGGAGATGCCTGGTTTAGATGGAATCAGCGCTACGCGGATTATCCGCCAGAACTTTAAAGACATTAAGGTTCTCGTTTTAAGCGTGCATGACAGTGACGAATCCGTTATTATCGCCATGCGTGCCGGGGCGATGGGGTATCTCAACAAAACCATTTGCGATCGCGAACTCATCGAAGCAATCCGGTTTGCCCACAAAGGGTACGTTCAAATCGGGCCGGGACTGTTAGAAAAAATTATTTCTAGAGGTGGAGAATCCAGCTCCCAAACCCCTAAGACAATTTCTAACGAGACGTTAGACAGTACTAGAGCTGCACGCCTGTCATTGGTGCCAGCGGCTGAAGCTGTCTCGACTTATGGAGGGATGACCGGGGCGACAATGACACTTGCCGAATCTCCTGCCTCTTCCACACCCCTAGCGGCTCGGACAACCGCTTGGTCTGCTGATTTTCAGGCATTTTTGGATCGACCGCCCGCCTCTCTCCCTCGTCGTCTGATTGTCGGCGGCATCGCTTTCTGCCTTGTCTTTGGGATTATGGCTTGGTTTGGTCGAGTCGAGGAAGTAGGGAGAGCCACAGGACAGTTAGTGCCAAAAGGAGAAACCTATAAAGTCGAACCGATTGAATCGGGCAAGGTCACTCGCATTGCCGTGAAAGAGGGCGATGTAGTAGAAGCCGGACAAGTATTAGTCGAACTGGATACCGAGCTGGCGAAAAAAGAAGTCGAGCGGTTGGAGCAAATACTGAGTGCCTATCAATTTGAAGGTCGCCAAAAGCAAGATCTGCTCGATCGCGCGCTTCTAGAAGCTCAAACCCTAAAAGCGATCGCAACTGAAGACGCGCAAGAACAGCGTTTGGCGATCGCTCAAGCCAGAGAAAAAGTCGCAACCAAGCGAAACTTACTGACTCAATTGAGTTCGGAAATAGCAGCTGTTCGGGCAAGAAAAAGCCAGATTAAACCCCTCTCCACCGTAGCGAAAAGACGGCTTGCGCAACTGGACTCAGAAGAAGCAGCCCATCGAGAACGGCTAAAACGGCTTAGAGCCATGCAGAAAGAAGGGGCAGTCTCCCTCGAATATATCTTTCAAGCCGAACAGTCCCTGCGCCAAGTCCAGCAGCAGATCGCTCTCAGCCAGTTGCAAGAGATAGCCAATACCGACGAGCAACTATTTCAAGCCGAACAGTCCCTGCGCGAACTCCAAGACCGCATGACTCAAAGCCAAGGCGAACTCTCCGCCTCCCTCAAAGAAGCCCAGCGACTTGAGACAGAACTGAATCAGAAAAAAGCCCAGGGGCGCAAAATGCTGCTAGAAGCCGAGCAACGGATTCAGCAACTCAAAGTTGAAAGCGCTCAGATCGAAGCCAAGATTGCCGAAACGAAGAATTTGCTAGCCAGCGAGCGAGCTAAGCTCAAACAGAGATTTTTCCGCGCCCCAGTCGATGGAGTCGTCTCGCGCTTAAATCTCAAAAACGCTGGCGAGGTGGTTCAGCCTGGAGAAGCGATCGCCGAAATTGCTCCCAGCAATGCACCGCTGGTTCTTTCAGCCGTCCTGCCCGACCGAGAAGCGGGTTTCGTCAAGAAAGGAATGCCAGTCAAAGTTAAATTCAATGCTTATCCCTTTCAGGATTACGGGATTATCTCCGGCAAAGTCGTCTCCATTTCTTCCGATGCGGAACAAAACGAGCAACTGGGCACAGTCTATCGGGTGAAGGTGGAATTGGAGCGCAATTATGTTAATGAAGGAAGACGAACCATCAGACTCAAGGCTGGTCAGACAGGCAGTGCCGATATAATCATTCGCCGCCGTCGCTTTGCAGACATTCTATTCGACCCAATCCGACAGTTGCAGCGCAGTGGCATCGATTTATAA
- a CDS encoding HetP family heterocyst commitment protein: MNSQFSDSQPKLDKAMTTEQFNRIVEAILAGKYSWACVLILRYAGYNPLHYIPYTTYIRLVKDNPQGEAQNRKRNLETKAKRKFSQGDSSQLTDLSYLETIEEKSGRIRGGNRSRWGNERLESYCSLAKNLSFNFKRFGEEFLSRIRSTGLTSKSSAIAISKNRMDDIAPSSGLNNCERTQFYCDRGFSQDGSRTFTTPRRASRC; this comes from the coding sequence ATGAATTCCCAATTTTCTGACTCTCAGCCCAAATTAGACAAGGCGATGACAACCGAACAATTCAATCGAATTGTTGAAGCAATTCTTGCCGGAAAATATTCCTGGGCATGCGTTCTCATCCTGCGCTACGCTGGATACAATCCGCTCCACTACATCCCCTATACCACCTATATCCGATTAGTTAAAGACAACCCGCAAGGGGAGGCTCAAAACCGCAAGAGAAATCTCGAAACCAAAGCCAAAAGAAAATTTTCCCAGGGCGACTCCAGCCAACTTACCGATCTCAGTTATTTAGAGACGATTGAAGAGAAAAGCGGAAGGATCCGAGGCGGCAATCGCTCCCGATGGGGGAACGAGCGACTAGAAAGCTACTGCTCGCTTGCTAAGAATTTATCCTTCAATTTCAAAAGGTTCGGCGAAGAATTTTTATCGCGAATTAGATCGACTGGTTTGACCTCGAAAAGTAGTGCGATCGCAATTTCTAAAAACCGCATGGATGACATTGCTCCTTCTTCGGGCCTCAATAATTGCGAAAGAACCCAATTCTACTGCGATCGCGGTTTTTCTCAAGACGGTTCCAGGACTTTTACAACTCCCCGTAGAGCCAGCCGTTGTTAG
- a CDS encoding peptidylprolyl isomerase has protein sequence MTDSEANQRRIINFSGVSITPEEIVDFLKHEMLLKDLCQKLVSQKIIAQAAKDRGVTVTPEEIQAEANDIRYEKRLEKASDALAWLTEQMITTDDWETGIRTRLLAQKLAEHLFDKEVEKFFAQNQLDFEQFVLYQIVVPYEQLAWEIYYRVEEEEISFYEAAHLYDIDERRRNYCGYEGKLYRWSLKPDIAAVVMSKPVGNIIGPLKTDQGYHLLMVTEFIPAELNSASRQEIIDKLFEEWLESELNYLLNR, from the coding sequence ATGACCGACAGCGAGGCAAACCAAAGGAGGATAATTAATTTTTCGGGCGTATCCATTACTCCTGAAGAGATTGTGGATTTCTTGAAGCACGAGATGCTTCTCAAAGATCTTTGTCAGAAACTGGTGTCTCAAAAAATTATTGCCCAAGCTGCTAAAGACAGGGGCGTAACCGTTACGCCGGAGGAAATTCAAGCCGAGGCAAACGACATCCGTTACGAAAAGCGTTTAGAGAAAGCCTCAGACGCGCTTGCCTGGCTAACCGAGCAGATGATAACTACAGATGACTGGGAGACGGGAATTCGCACTCGCCTGCTCGCTCAAAAATTAGCTGAGCATCTATTTGATAAGGAAGTAGAAAAGTTTTTCGCTCAAAATCAGCTCGATTTCGAGCAGTTCGTTCTCTATCAAATTGTCGTTCCCTACGAGCAGCTAGCCTGGGAAATCTATTATCGAGTTGAAGAAGAAGAAATCAGTTTTTACGAAGCGGCTCACCTTTACGATATTGACGAACGGCGCAGGAATTACTGCGGCTATGAAGGAAAGCTTTATCGCTGGAGTTTAAAACCCGATATTGCGGCAGTCGTAATGAGCAAACCTGTCGGAAATATTATCGGTCCGCTCAAAACAGATCAAGGATATCATCTGCTGATGGTAACGGAGTTTATCCCTGCCGAACTCAACTCTGCCAGCCGTCAGGAGATTATTGATAAGCTATTTGAAGAGTGGCTAGAAAGTGAGTTAAACTACCTGCTTAATCGCTAA
- a CDS encoding ABC transporter permease, whose amino-acid sequence MQRYFKVLFLFWSTAIAAELEYRLNFLIATFSSLANLIGSIFGLFLFYRTGYNFRGWNWQEAMLVLGIFTLLQGFSAAFLVPNLNRIVEQVERGTLDFVLLKPISSQFWLSTRMISPWGFPDLFFGTIIILYAGGQLNLSVWNYLFSIVPILFGLIILYSLWFMLGSTSIWFVKIYNVTEVLRGLLEAGRYPMVAYPAAYRVFFTFVVPVAFLTTIPAEAMLGRSETTWILGSGLLALVLLLASKLFWQFALRFYTSASS is encoded by the coding sequence ATGCAACGATATTTCAAAGTGTTGTTTTTATTCTGGAGTACTGCGATCGCGGCGGAATTAGAATATCGTCTCAATTTTCTTATTGCTACCTTCAGCAGTCTCGCTAATTTGATCGGCAGTATTTTTGGATTATTTCTCTTCTATCGAACTGGCTACAATTTTCGGGGCTGGAATTGGCAAGAAGCTATGCTAGTTCTAGGAATTTTTACCCTCTTGCAAGGTTTTTCTGCTGCGTTTCTCGTTCCCAATCTCAATCGCATTGTCGAGCAAGTCGAACGCGGTACGCTAGATTTTGTCTTGCTTAAACCGATTAGCAGTCAGTTTTGGCTATCGACGCGAATGATTTCTCCGTGGGGATTTCCCGATCTCTTTTTTGGCACGATTATTATTCTCTATGCCGGAGGGCAACTGAATTTATCTGTTTGGAATTATTTATTCAGTATCGTCCCGATTTTATTCGGTTTAATTATCCTCTACAGCCTTTGGTTTATGCTGGGATCGACGAGTATTTGGTTCGTCAAAATTTACAACGTCACTGAAGTCCTGAGAGGGTTGCTAGAAGCAGGTCGCTATCCGATGGTTGCCTATCCTGCTGCTTATCGCGTCTTCTTTACCTTTGTCGTTCCCGTTGCGTTTTTGACCACTATTCCAGCAGAAGCGATGCTGGGTCGCAGCGAGACCACCTGGATATTAGGATCTGGACTTTTAGCGCTTGTCCTGTTACTAGCTTCTAAACTTTTTTGGCAATTTGCCTTGCGTTTTTACACCAGCGCTTCGAGTTAA
- a CDS encoding TrkA family potassium uptake protein gives MYQKSVKFLSNLRRENRQFAVIGLGRFGRAVCQTLCKMGYDVLGTDRDEKIVSQVLAEKIVVNAIQLDSTELTALKEAGIFEFDTVIVAIGNFIQESIITTLNVKEGGVNYVVAKASSEIHGKLLKRVGADRVVFPEYDAGCDLAYSLTKPAILERFDLDPEHSIVEVFVPQEFDGKTLAELQLRNRYGLNLLAVGKDEKFKINPAPHERLYKGMMMVVIGCNKDIQKLPI, from the coding sequence ATGTATCAAAAATCGGTCAAATTTTTAAGTAACCTGCGCCGAGAAAATCGCCAGTTCGCCGTAATTGGGCTAGGACGTTTCGGTCGGGCAGTTTGTCAGACGCTTTGTAAGATGGGATATGATGTCTTGGGAACCGATCGCGATGAAAAAATCGTCTCTCAAGTACTCGCAGAAAAAATTGTTGTCAATGCCATTCAACTGGATTCAACCGAACTGACTGCCTTAAAAGAAGCAGGAATCTTTGAATTCGATACAGTAATCGTTGCGATTGGTAACTTTATTCAAGAAAGCATCATTACCACGTTAAATGTTAAAGAAGGTGGCGTTAATTATGTGGTTGCTAAAGCCTCATCAGAAATCCACGGCAAATTATTGAAACGAGTTGGGGCAGATCGCGTCGTCTTTCCTGAATACGATGCAGGTTGCGACTTGGCTTATAGCTTAACCAAACCAGCGATTTTAGAACGTTTCGATCTAGATCCAGAACACAGTATTGTAGAAGTATTCGTTCCTCAAGAATTTGATGGGAAAACTCTGGCAGAATTGCAACTTCGCAATCGCTATGGTTTGAACTTATTAGCAGTCGGAAAAGATGAGAAATTTAAGATAAATCCCGCACCCCACGAAAGGTTATACAAAGGAATGATGATGGTGGTAATCGGTTGCAACAAAGATATTCAAAAATTGCCGATTTAA
- a CDS encoding TrkH family potassium uptake protein: protein MTISRTICLGFLAVITVGTLLLIFPFSTSDGSWNNPIVALFTATSAVCVTGLAVVDTGTYFSFWGQLIILLLAQVGGLGYMTITTFLMLLIGRKFDLQQRFAIQESFDRPFILGSQNLIRSIIATTLIFEITGIFLMLYPFSRDYGLEQGLWLSIFHSVSAWNNAGFSLFKDSLIGYRSSPIINLTITGLIIFGGIGYQVIIELYSWLTEKCQRKKARFVFSLNLKVVVSTTIILLGLGTITIFFAELRNDGTFVDLNLQEKLLAAWFQSVTSRTAGFNTLDIGKMTVEGLFITMILMFIGASPSGTGGGIKTTTLRVISSCTRSVLRGDEEVILYQRKVPYPLILKAIAVVFGSVMTIFIATLIISYIENNLNALAILFEVISAFATVGLSMGITASLSPLSQLVIVAVMYIGRVGIIILIAAIIGDPRPSVIQYPEENLLVG, encoded by the coding sequence ATGACGATTTCTCGGACAATTTGCCTTGGATTTCTTGCTGTTATTACTGTAGGAACCTTGTTGCTTATCTTTCCCTTTTCTACTAGCGATGGGAGTTGGAATAACCCCATTGTTGCTCTATTTACTGCTACTTCTGCCGTCTGCGTTACAGGATTAGCCGTCGTCGATACGGGAACCTATTTTTCTTTCTGGGGACAGCTAATTATTCTGCTACTAGCCCAAGTAGGCGGCTTGGGTTATATGACCATTACTACTTTCTTGATGCTATTAATTGGGCGAAAATTCGATCTCCAACAACGATTTGCTATTCAGGAATCTTTCGATCGACCTTTTATACTAGGCAGTCAAAATTTAATTCGTTCGATTATAGCTACGACGCTAATTTTTGAAATTACGGGCATCTTTTTAATGCTTTATCCATTTTCCAGAGATTATGGGTTAGAGCAAGGACTATGGCTTTCAATTTTTCACAGCGTCAGTGCTTGGAACAATGCAGGATTTAGTTTGTTCAAGGATAGTTTAATTGGATACCGTTCTTCCCCCATTATTAACTTAACGATTACGGGTTTAATTATTTTTGGAGGAATTGGCTATCAAGTTATTATAGAACTCTATTCCTGGCTAACAGAAAAATGTCAAAGAAAAAAAGCGAGATTTGTTTTTTCTTTGAACTTGAAAGTTGTTGTTAGTACGACAATAATCCTTTTAGGATTGGGAACGATAACAATTTTTTTCGCAGAACTTAGAAATGATGGTACTTTTGTGGATTTAAATCTTCAAGAAAAACTGTTAGCTGCCTGGTTTCAGTCTGTTACAAGCAGAACGGCTGGATTTAATACCCTCGATATCGGCAAGATGACGGTTGAAGGATTATTCATCACAATGATCTTGATGTTTATTGGAGCTAGTCCTAGCGGGACGGGCGGCGGAATTAAAACAACTACGCTACGAGTTATTAGCAGTTGTACTCGCTCGGTTTTAAGAGGGGATGAAGAGGTAATTTTATATCAGAGAAAAGTTCCTTATCCTCTAATTTTAAAAGCGATCGCTGTGGTTTTCGGTTCGGTAATGACTATTTTTATTGCTACGCTGATAATTTCTTATATTGAAAACAATTTAAATGCGCTAGCAATTTTATTTGAGGTGATATCAGCTTTTGCGACGGTAGGATTATCTATGGGAATCACTGCCAGCCTTTCTCCTTTATCCCAATTAGTTATTGTTGCCGTCATGTATATTGGAAGGGTAGGGATTATAATCTTAATAGCAGCGATTATAGGAGATCCTCGTCCTAGCGTAATTCAATATCCAGAAGAGAATCTGCTAGTCGGTTAA
- a CDS encoding DUF2993 domain-containing protein, giving the protein MSQKSEIISKILSPALQLWLRSQVDSVEDLQFQISGRNRHLLSGYIPSVFLNSTRAVYQGLRLSRVRLEGENIRINIGQVLKGKPLQLLEPVKVTGEIHLEEADLNASLSSSLLSNAFTDLLSMLLELSGQPQPTTILEKYRLSWHKVTLNADKFVLNGTIVDALGNEQPATIRAGLELVNHQILRLHPIEMDVLPKLFPIALTQLQVDLGDDVELEIINLEAGKLFCCGRLIVRS; this is encoded by the coding sequence ATGAGTCAGAAAAGTGAAATTATAAGTAAGATTCTTTCTCCGGCATTGCAGCTATGGTTGCGATCGCAAGTTGATTCTGTCGAAGACCTTCAGTTTCAAATATCGGGACGCAATCGCCACCTTTTAAGCGGTTATATTCCCAGTGTCTTTCTAAACAGCACTCGTGCCGTTTATCAAGGCTTACGCTTGAGTCGAGTACGACTAGAAGGCGAAAATATTCGCATCAATATCGGTCAAGTCCTTAAAGGTAAGCCCCTCCAATTATTGGAACCCGTGAAAGTTACCGGGGAAATTCATTTGGAGGAAGCAGACTTAAATGCCTCCCTCTCATCCTCCCTTTTATCAAATGCCTTTACCGATCTGCTCTCGATGTTGCTCGAACTGAGCGGGCAACCTCAGCCTACTACTATTCTAGAGAAGTATCGCCTTAGCTGGCACAAAGTTACCCTCAATGCCGATAAGTTTGTTTTGAATGGAACAATTGTCGATGCCCTAGGAAACGAACAGCCCGCTACTATTCGTGCGGGCTTAGAACTCGTCAATCATCAGATTTTGCGCCTTCATCCTATTGAGATGGACGTTCTGCCAAAATTGTTCCCGATCGCTCTGACCCAATTACAAGTCGATTTGGGAGATGACGTGGAACTAGAGATAATAAACCTAGAAGCTGGCAAATTATTTTGTTGCGGTCGCTTAATCGTGCGATCGTAG
- a CDS encoding pseudouridine synthase gives MAERVQKILSQWGIASRRQAEQMILAGRVRLNGEIVSLGSKADPHRDRLEVDGKAIQPANRPELIYILLNKPVGVLSTCYDPQHRPTVLDLLAEDLRQGRGIHPVGRLDSNSTGALLLTNDGDLTLSLTHPRYHLPKTYQVWIDGHPSESVLQKWRDGIMLMGKKTLPARVEVLKHRDRQTLLEVILVEGRNRQIRRIVRQLGFEVLKLHRTAIGSIQLDRPQLHSGRYRFLDDNEIHFLKNRVNLVTATDI, from the coding sequence ATGGCAGAACGAGTACAAAAAATTTTATCCCAGTGGGGAATCGCCTCGCGTCGCCAAGCAGAACAAATGATTCTCGCCGGACGAGTGCGACTGAATGGAGAGATTGTATCATTAGGTTCCAAAGCCGATCCCCATCGAGATCGACTAGAAGTAGACGGCAAAGCGATTCAACCTGCCAATCGCCCCGAACTTATTTATATTCTGCTCAATAAACCCGTCGGTGTTCTATCCACTTGCTATGACCCCCAGCATCGACCTACCGTTCTCGACTTACTCGCCGAAGACCTCCGCCAAGGTCGAGGAATTCATCCAGTAGGGAGACTCGATAGCAATTCGACAGGCGCTTTACTTCTCACCAACGATGGCGATCTGACGCTAAGCTTAACTCATCCCCGCTACCATCTGCCTAAAACCTATCAGGTTTGGATCGACGGACATCCATCCGAGTCCGTTTTGCAAAAATGGCGGGACGGGATAATGCTGATGGGGAAAAAAACCTTACCCGCACGAGTTGAAGTACTCAAACATCGCGATCGGCAAACGTTGTTAGAAGTTATTTTGGTAGAAGGAAGAAACCGACAGATTCGCCGGATCGTTCGACAGTTAGGTTTTGAAGTCCTCAAACTCCATCGCACTGCTATTGGTTCGATTCAACTCGATCGACCCCAACTGCATAGCGGTCGCTATCGATTTTTAGACGACAATGAAATCCATTTTTTAAAAAATCGCGTCAATTTAGTAACGGCGACGGACATTTAA